Genomic segment of Ostrinia nubilalis chromosome 10, ilOstNubi1.1, whole genome shotgun sequence:
GGAATATTTTTCTTCACCACATAAATCTTTTTGTTGGAGAGGCAAACTACAAACCAGTGATCGTCgtatgttattgttattttcttgAATTGCTCATTAGGTGCAAAGGCAGCAGGATCTACCCTGAAAACAAAATGGGCACTAATTAATATCCCAAAAATACTTAGGTAatgcttaattaaataaatcgtgCTGTACAAAAATATTACACACTTGTTAGATAAAGTGATGAGGTCAGTTATAATAGTTGCTACTCGTTCGTCGTTCTCCAACTCTCCGCCTGACTCAAGAACAGCGCCGTCCTCAGCTAACACCAAATAACCAATCTGATCTGGAATTTTGTCCATGATAACTGCAATTTACAGACAAAtcaattaaaacttaatttatcgAAAAGTAGCGacgtaaaagaaaataaatacccCGTTCATTCATTCGAAACCACAGATATTTTCTCTATGGATATATGGATGTTCgacacctttttttttttgttcaatgACGGATGCACAGATGACTGACACACTGATGCCATatctatagttccaaaatactgtgggtctagtcaaaatgccatcgcaaaccgatatgaagttttcactaatgtcagtcgccgcgtcaccagtaattcgattcgatcgaaaaatggcagccaaaatgcacattgaaccaccaacgacgcggcgatataaaagttcattcaaaatcgaaaaaaagttaaaaaatgtctatgactttgcgattgtttttactttttttagcttttttttttttaatttgtttcttccttctttcagcgggtctagtcaaaacgcactttaaaatcgcaaacccatcgcaaaccagtcgcaaacaaataaacaaatcgcaaaagaggtcgataacaaaaaaggcttagtcaaacggcaaaaaatcgaatcgcaaagccctacctatcgataatcgaaagactggtttgaaatttcccatacaaaggcttagccaacatgcatttaagactcaatcaaaatcgaatcgaatcgcaacacccgccattttcattgcgattactaaaaccccggtgataagcttggattcgatcgaaaaccaatagggtgagttgcaccacctaactttaaacgtaactatgacgttaaccggtgatttttgtatggagtttgacagattttagacgtttgtcaaagttaaactaagatggtgcaacccaccctaaggctgttttgacaaatccgtatcgcgatgtcgttttgacagctagtttgacagcgaagcatagacgtaaacagagagcagaaagaaggaagaaactaatttaaaaaaaaaagctagaaaaagtaaaaacaatcgcaaagtcatagacattttttaacttttattcgattttgaatgaacttttatatcgccgcgtcgttggtggttcaatgtgcattttggctgccattttccgatcgaatcgaatcactggtgacgcggcgactgacattagtgaaaacttcacattggtttgcgatggcattttgactagacccactgctctctgtttacgtctatgcttcgccgtcaaactaactgtcaaaacgacatcgcgatacggatttgtcaaaacagccttagggtgggttgcaccatcttagtttaacgttgacaaacgtcttaaatctgtcaaactccatacaaaaaacaccggttaacgtcatagttacggtcaaagttaggtggtgcaactcaccctattggtttttgatcgaatcgaagcttatcaccggggttttagtaatcgcaatgaaaatggcgggtgttgcgattcgattcgattttgattgagtcttaaatgcatgttggctaagcctttgtatgggaaatttcaatccagtctttcgatt
This window contains:
- the LOC135075189 gene encoding ragulator complex protein LAMTOR4 homolog; this encodes MNERVIMDKIPDQIGYLVLAEDGAVLESGGELENDERVATIITDLITLSNKVDPAAFAPNEQFKKITITYDDHWFVVCLSNKKIYVVKKNIPISTTEGTTVNV